DNA from Ictalurus punctatus breed USDA103 chromosome 7, Coco_2.0, whole genome shotgun sequence:
cacacacacacacacacacacacacacagaaaatgttaGCCAGGAAAGCTTTCAAGTATTAATGATATGAAAGGGTTAATACTCTAAAAAAGTACTGCTGAGTCAGCAAGAGCAGACGCAGTAGAGAACGTCCTAGAGCTTTATTTATACAGCGGTTAATTCCGGTCTAATCTGACTGGACGAGCGGCGTTCTGAGCACGCAGATATTTACTACAGCATGAACAGACTTTTACaaaaagtacacagtcttaccTGATAAACTAATGCCAGGCTATCAGTCAGTCTGAGCGTTACCACGGCAACACGGAACGCTCTATCCAGATGTGGATTCTTATTATATAATAGGTTATTTGTGTCTGAGATTTCAGTCGGTccatattcatttcttgtttatagaagtgttgtataaaagcagCGTCATTCATCACTCATGTGCTGCACGCTCATAATATAACCCCAGTGCTGGTGATGTGAAACTTCAACAGAATAAACATCACACTCACGCCTTGCAGCTGTACAGGAGTGATCTTTGACAGTTTGGTTATGGCACTAGTCCTCtctgtgccacacacacacacacacacacacacacacacacacacacaaagacacgaTTCTGTACTGTGTGCATACCAGTACTTTgaacaccaccaccaaaaaaAGGGTGGCAGGATCGCAGGAAAATGCCTAAAGGTTGGAAGGtctacaaaatataaaaatatttgtcaGGAATAGGGTTTTTATCACTAACTGATATTGTCTCTCACTGCTTATAAACATCTAAGATTGCATGAGAACGTAGTGTCCTGCTACATGTTCTTGCCAGGAACTTTAGAAGGATACTACTACAATTGTAAACATTTGTGGACATGTCTTCCAATTCATGGTTTGGTCCCCTAATTTCCAGCAAagagaaatcttaatgctaGGTCACACTGCGACATTCCTGAGGGCTGAGTGCTTCCATCATTGTGGTAACCAATCTGGACTGGAGAATGCCCTTTCTTATTCCGGCATGACTGTGTCCTCGTACACAAAGAAAGCTTTGTTTGTTGAGTTTCTCTACCGTGGACAGAGCTCAAAAATATTTGAGATGAACAGACTGAATGTTTGTTCTTAaaatcaaaatgacaaaatattaaaatgttcatgtgGCTGAATGGAGGCGAATCCCAGCAGCCACGTTCCAGGATCTAGTGGGAAATCCGGTCATAAAAGCGAGGATGTTTTAATAGAAAGGTCTTGCTCATGTTCACTCGGACATTAGTGCCTTGATTATGGGTTCCTCCAGCCGTCTCCTCTGTAGGTGCCTCACTGGACTGAGTAGGATGTACCGTGTGCTTCAGTTTTAAGTTGAATTCCTTTTTAATTGAAATTACGCAGGGAAACTGAAGTGAAATGTAAaggtagttttaaaaaaaaatgctcaggtaataaaacaatttggacatttttccTTTCCGCCATCAACTGTTAGCTCTCCATGGCATGAATAGGGGATAAAATGCTTCATGCTCGCTCTGCTATGAcgctgtatctctctctctctctctctgcatgctCTTCCTTCTCTATGGCACAACTGGaagataaaaataatgaaaccaGTTAAACATATACATcattaaaaactgaaaaacacacaacatgctTAAATCGATCTCTCATACATTACTTCACAGAATGGATGTAGAATGTTTACTGAGAGTGTGCAAAGGTTAGTGACTCCATCTGACTGACTGTTATTAAACGCTCAACACTGGCATTCCAGCATGCTGTCTGCTTCTGGTACTTACGTGTTATTTACCAACACTGTGGTTCTCGTTAGGTACACAGATATCAACCCTGCAGCACCAACCAGCAACACCACAAGTCCCACTATCAGTTCCTCCGGCGGTGCGCTCGTCTGCTTTATGTTTGTATCTGGAGAAGAAAAGGTATGGTTGTAAACAACACGTTTTGTACATGTTGTCATTACATTTACACTCTAGGCTAAAAAAtgttgtaaatatattttgatcGAAGTTTGAAAAGTTCTCTTAGACCCATATGATGCCGTACTGTTGAGTCAGCAGTTTTTGCACATCTacagttatataaataaataaaaattctactGCCAGCCCAAACCAACGACGTACCTTCCACAGAGACATTGTAAACATGAAGATCTTCATTGTGCTTTCTGTCCCGGACAATGTAGACTCCGTTATCAGACACATTTACAGCTTCCAGCGTCAGGTTTGGGTAACGGAGTGATACTCTGAGGGAGTATTCATCTTCACAATGTAGTGATCCTCCAACCACAGTACAGATTAGTTCACAGCATGGACCAGATGAATCACTGGTGTTATAAATGACCTCCACTGGCCCTGGTATGGGCAACACCAGGATCAGATCTTCACCAGGCTTAAGCTGAACTGATGACGACACggctaagaagaagaagagaacaTTAGGAAAGTGTGTATGTAGATATGCTCACTAAAGCCTGGTTTATGATTCTTCTCTTAACAAAACATATCCCAATCAAAGTTCTGAGAATTAATTGTCTGTCATAACAGTAGGAAGAGCTTGGCtgtccaggaccacggtgcaaCACATAAGAGTACACAAGACTACACTACTGTAAATACACGGACcagaacaataaacacacaagaCAGCATATTCCAGtgtgaagaaaaactcaaaTACATGTCATTGTACTACAGtgttgcttgaaagtttgtgagccctttagaattttctatttttctgtaaatatacaacctatatcatcagattttcacacaaatattatacttgttcatttatttattgaggaaaatgatccagtattacatatctgtgaggggtaaaagtatgtgcacctttgctttcagtatgtggtgtgactccttgtgcagtaataactgcagataagcgtttggggtaactgttgagcagtcctgcacatcggctgggaggagttttatcccgttcctcagtacagaacagcttcagctctgggatgttggtgcgtttcctcacatgaactgcttgcttcaggttcttccacaacatttctactggattaaggtcaggattttgactcggacgttccaaaacattcactttattcttctttaagcgttctttagtagaacgactcgtgtgtttaggatcgttgtcttgatgcatgacccactttctcttcaagTTCAggtcatggacagatgtcctgatattttcctttagagttcgctggtgtaattcagaattcattgttccatcagtgatggcgagtcgtcctggtccaaatgcagcaaaacaggtccaaaccctgacactaccaccaccatgtttcacagatgggataaggttcttctgctggaatgcagtgttttcctttctccaaacataacgcttcacatttaaaccaaaaacttctattttggtctcctccatccacagaacattttccattagtcttctggctcgtccatgtgatctttaacaaactgcagaagggcatcaatgttctttttggagagcagtgactttctccttgtatccctgccatgcacaccgttgttgttcagtgttctcctgatggtgcactcatgaacattaacatcagacaatgtgagagaggactttaGTTGGTTAGAAGTTCCCCagggttcctctgtgacctcgtggactattacacgtctcgctcttggagagatctttgttggtcttcaCTCCTGTGGAGGGGAACGATggtgttgaatttcctccatttctacacaatctgtctgactgtggatgggtggagtccagactctttagagatggttttgtgacctttttcagcctgatgagcttcaacaactctttttctgaggtcctcagaaatctcctttgttcatgtcatacatttccacaaacacatgttgtgaagatcagactctgatagatccctgttctttaaataaaacaggacgctcactcactcacacctgatcatcatcatcccactgactgaaaacacctgactctaatctcaccttcagattaactgataatcctagaggtgcacatacttttgccgctcacagatctgtaatattggatcatttccctcaaaaagtaatgaccaagtataacttgtctacttttaggacaatcgtgtgaaaatctgatgatgtttcagatcatatttatgcagaaatatagaaaattcttcacaaactttcaagcagcactgtacaTCCTCTGATTACAGTGTGTGAGGCCAGGTGGAAAAGGCAGGTGTAACCCCTACCCCAGTGTAGCTTCGACACTAGTCAGTAGAACAGGTGAGGACACTTACACTCAATGCAGACCCACACATGACAGAGGTCTTCAGCATTGCACTCACAAGCATAGAAGGACCTCTTAGTGTAATCAGCTTCCATGATGGTGAGAGAAATATATCCTTTCCTGTACTGATCATAGGAGATCTGATATCCCTCCTTCGAGCTGCAGGATGTCTGATCACACTGAGCCAGAGCATCATCTGGCTGATAATCCACGATCCACTTTAGGGATCCAGGGCACTTTTGTTCACAGGTGAGGTCAACAGACTGATGGAGCTTCGCCTTTACCGTGGTGAAAGACAGTGCTGATACTGAAGGAGAGATTATTCTGATTTAATATCAGGGTGGAAATATGTGAAGCTTATTACTACTCAAGATGTGGCTGTACTTAATCATCCTGTTCCATGCATGGCTCCATACTGTTATGGATAATGTTCAGCTCTTTAAAATCAATATCGGTGAGAAAATCTTCATATGGCACCTAATTAAACCCCTTCATAAGGACTAGAAGAGCCCAGAGTGAGCAGAAAGTGAGATCACTCACCAATGTTGAACCGGAGGATGAGTAAACACTGTACACTGTGAAGAATACTGCAGGATTTCATGTCTGAGAACACACCAACCGCATCAGCACTGCACAGGTGAGAACAGGTGTGTGGAGAGGATTCTGCGTCAGAGCAAAAAGCAATCTCCTCGCTGGAAATTAACtgaaatacaacacacacaaacatacgtGTAacattgcttttcttttctggaaTGCAGATAACGTACCACATTGAAAGGCAAAACCTTCATTGCAGTGGACGGGAAAGTTTACATCCCAGGGGTTGACTTTACATTTGTTGAGGACATCAGATTCATTTTTACACACCTGGGGATAGTACACGGGCATCAGACATATGGACTGCGGGCAGGAACCAGTCTGATAAAGACTTTACTCTGACCCACAATGTGAATTTAGAATCCGAAACTGCAGTTTAACTGaatgatctgaaaaaaaagtgctatactcGATTATTCCACTAGGAGGCAACAAACTCAGCTAATGACAAAATAATTTACGCTTCTTTGTGGAAAGTCGTTTCCGCcacgtttaaaaaaagtttaaggTAATTGGAATTTTATTTGTCAAAATGGTGACTTTTTTCTCGCAATTTTGAGTTAAcatctcgcaattctgacttttttcccccctcacaatTGCGAGTTTACATCTCACAATTTAGACGTCCGCTTGACATTTAGTAAGTTACAAAGAAGGCACAAAGCTAGTCAAGACAAGAAAAGCCAGACCCTAACGTATGTGCGTTACCTGAAGTTGTCTAAATTACAAGATATAAATTCAcaattgcattttttattagatttttttctccGTGGCAGAAACAGGCTTCCAAACCTCCTACCAAAAATAACTAATTTAGGGATTTCCCACCAACGAGAGTGCAATCCCAACTTTTAAgcttttcatttgtaaataattttgcaaactatgCTGACTGTTGAATATTTGTCTGTGCCAGTGTAAGTATTTCCAacactgctgatctcctgggaatttcacacacaacactctctaGAGTTCATACAGAACGgtgcaaaaagcaaaaaacatccagtgagcatcagttctgtgggtggaaatgcctgatgagagaggtcagaggaggacaatcagactggtttgaggaaggttacagtaactcaaataaccagtcTGTCCAACCaaggtgagcagaaaagcatctcagaatgtacaCAATGTCGAACCTTAAgatggatggactacaacagcagaacaaCCCCctttttattgatgatggaactcatgatggtagcagcagaatgaattcagaagtttacaggaacattctgtctgcagACACATTCCGTGAGGCATAAACAACAgtttatatactgtggtaggaAGAGAGCTCATTGGCCACGTAGTTAATAAGGGTGAGGGTGACGTTTTAATCACGACACACACCCCACAACATGAGGAAAATATCGCTGCTCTCCATGATGTTCCTCTAGCTCTGATACTGCAGTAAGATACACATCTGAATGGAGAAGAAAGGCGAGACTGGCTAAACCTTAACATGGTACTGCTAGTGATCTGTACAGGTCATACAGTCATACAGGAAATGATCACGTCTTTCACTCATGTTGGTTTGCTAGTTGTAATATCAGTACAGTGAGCTCCAGCGTAAACATAAAATGAGAACATACTGGAGAGAATGCAGAGAATGAGGGTGTGTTGGAACAGTGTAGAGCAGGACATTGGTCTGAACATCTGTCTAGAGCTTCAGACTACGTgttggaatgtgtgtgtgttcatgagaCTCGACTGGCACGTGCAAAGCCATCAGTAACCACGCCCTTTACTTCATCACCAAAACTGGGATAAAGTGCATTATGGTATGGAAAATACTGGAGGAGACATCACGGCCCACTGAACTGtaaaaacaacagaacactATTCCGAAATGATCGTCTGTGCAGCTGTGATGTAATACAGATGTTTGACTCGGATCAGATAGTATCAAGGGAATGGGTGGGTTCTACTGGAAGCCATTAACAACATCCCGATCCACACGTGCACTTTACTCTCGctccatatttaaatatttatcagttaaaacattcatttaaaaaaaacctacacTGAAAACATAGCATTATTCAGGATTTAGCAACTCAGACTGTGCAGGAGCTGGAAACCCAGGACTTTCAGCCGGGGAAGagtgagacacagacacacccactctctctctctctctctgtgtgtttctctctctctcccctttctctctctctgtgtgtttctctctctctcccctttctctctctctctctctctctctctctctctctctctctctgtgtgtttctctctctctctctctctctctctctgtgtttctctctctctcccctttctctctctctctctctctctctctctctctctctctctctctctctctctctgtgtgtttctctctctctctctctctctctctctctctctctctctgtgtgtgtgtttctctctctctctctctctctctctctctctctgtgtgtttctctgtctctcccctttctctctctctgtgtttctctctctctcccctttctctctctctctctctctctctctctctctctctctctgtgtttctctctctctcccctttctctctctctctctctgtgtgtttctctctctctctctctctctctctctctctctctctgtgtttctctgtctctcccctttctctctctctgtctctctgtgtaaaccccccccccccatctcctCTACCtcctcccctttctctctctgtctctgacacacacatggACGTGCACGCACAGACACATTCCTATTACGTCGTAAAGTTAAACCACGGGTCTTTTTCAGTTATGTTTGGTTCGTCATTTTTCCAATTGTTACATGATAAAAAAGTATAAatctatgaatatatatatatatatatatatatatatatatatatatatatatatatatatatatatatatatatataaaataacgtatataatatatataaatatatctgcgTCCAGGTGGTGCTCGGATCTGAgtattatacacacatactgttcACACGGTACAGAACTACTGATGAACTATTAATGCTGTTTACATCCAACCACAAGCAGATACACAGACGGCACTCTGTGTTGTACACGATATCGCCAGCACTCACGAGACCACAGATCCAGATGTTGTTTTCATTGTCGCTGCGGATTTTACCCAGTGTAAACGTCATTCAGTTCTTCCGGAATTCCCTCAACACAGATGTTTCTACTAGAGAGCAGATACTCACATTTTCCCCTACACAGATGTACAAGTCACTGAGCCGAGTGAACACACGGAAAACGTCCCAGGACTCACCAGCGTAACTACAGACATCTTCAATCTTTCCCTCACCCTGGCTGCAGTTCCTTTCTGCTTCAGGTCCACCACTATCATACCTGCAACCCTGGACCCACTACAGTGCGAGTACAGgacaaacagatccacagaaaATCTCTAACAGCTGGAACATTGTTGTTGAAACAACGATAGGAGACTTACTTACAACGTACACAGCATTTCACAACGAACCGTCAATGTGGCCCTGCTAAAACACAGGGAGTCGGTGTGTGTGTCGTCCTCAAACTACAGCTCggtttaaacacaaacacattccaTTAAACGCcactatattatgtgtgtgtgtgtgtgtgtgtgtgtgtgtgtaatgttagTACCTGTGATAATCACGCAGAAGCAGcgacacctctctctc
Protein-coding regions in this window:
- the LOC108267113 gene encoding uncharacterized protein LOC108267113 isoform X2; translated protein: MIVVDLKQKGTAARVRERLKMSVVTLLISSEEIAFCSDAESSPHTCSHLCSADAVGVFSDMKSCSILHSVQCLLILRFNIVSALSFTTVKAKLHQSVDLTCEQKCPGSLKWIVDYQPDDALAQCDQTSCSSKEGYQISYDQYRKGYISLTIMEADYTKRSFYACECNAEDLCHVWVCIESVSSSVQLKPGEDLILVLPIPGPVEVIYNTSDSSGPCCELICTVVGGSLHCEDEYSLRVSLRYPNLTLEAVNVSDNGVYIVRDRKHNEDLHVYNVSVEDTNIKQTSAPPEELIVGLVVLLVGAAGLISVYLTRTTVLVNNTCAIEKEEHAERERERYSVIAERA
- the LOC108267113 gene encoding uncharacterized protein LOC108267113 isoform X3 — encoded protein: MLCTFGSRVAGMIVVDLKQKGTAARVRERLKMSVVTLLISSEEIAFCSDAESSPHTCSHLCSADAVGVFSDMKSCSILHSVQCLLILRFNIVSALSFTTVKAKLHQSVDLTCEQKCPGSLKWIVDYQPDDALAQCDQTSCSSKEGYQISYDQYRKGYISLTIMEADYTKRSFYASVSSSVQLKPGEDLILVLPIPGPVEVIYNTSDSSGPCCELICTVVGGSLHCEDEYSLRVSLRYPNLTLEAVNVSDNGVYIVRDRKHNEDLHVYNVSVEDTNIKQTSAPPEELIVGLVVLLVGAAGLISVYLTRTTVLVNNTCAIEKEEHAERERERYSVIAERA
- the LOC108267113 gene encoding uncharacterized protein LOC108267113 isoform X1: MLCTFGSRVAGMIVVDLKQKGTAARVRERLKMSVVTLLISSEEIAFCSDAESSPHTCSHLCSADAVGVFSDMKSCSILHSVQCLLILRFNIVSALSFTTVKAKLHQSVDLTCEQKCPGSLKWIVDYQPDDALAQCDQTSCSSKEGYQISYDQYRKGYISLTIMEADYTKRSFYACECNAEDLCHVWVCIESVSSSVQLKPGEDLILVLPIPGPVEVIYNTSDSSGPCCELICTVVGGSLHCEDEYSLRVSLRYPNLTLEAVNVSDNGVYIVRDRKHNEDLHVYNVSVEDTNIKQTSAPPEELIVGLVVLLVGAAGLISVYLTRTTVLVNNTCAIEKEEHAERERERYSVIAERA
- the LOC108267113 gene encoding uncharacterized protein LOC108267113 isoform X4, which produces MLCTFGSRVAGMIVVDLKQKGTAARVRERLKMSVVTLLISSEEIAFCSDAESSPHTCSHLCSADAVGVFSDMKSCSILHSVQCLLILRFNIAVSSSVQLKPGEDLILVLPIPGPVEVIYNTSDSSGPCCELICTVVGGSLHCEDEYSLRVSLRYPNLTLEAVNVSDNGVYIVRDRKHNEDLHVYNVSVEDTNIKQTSAPPEELIVGLVVLLVGAAGLISVYLTRTTVLVNNTCAIEKEEHAERERERYSVIAERA